A stretch of the Mesorhizobium huakuii genome encodes the following:
- a CDS encoding DHA2 family efflux MFS transporter permease subunit, translating to MPERAAPQSFFVSILPFMVMCVGMFIALLDIQIVASSLQDIGGGLSAAQDQIGWVQTSYLVAEIIVIPLSGWLTRVFSTRWLFTISAAGFTLASMLCGFAWSIESMIVFRALQGLLGASMIPTVFTSSFHYFQGPRRVYAAAVVGSIASIAPTLGPVIGGWITDTLNWHWLFYVNVIPGTIITVLVALLVKIDKADPSLLKGADYIGIVLMAVSLGTAEYVLEEGSRWNWFDDATIRNGAFVAGITMVLFVIRSLTYAQPVVDFRAFGNRNFAIGCFLSFVTGIGIFATIYLTPLFLGYVRGYDAFQTGVAVFSTGVASMVGVPVYIFLAKRFDTRWLMMFGLASFGASMWSFSAITSQWGAAELLIPQLFRGFPQVFAVAPSVNLGLGSLPPERLKYASGLFNTMRNLGGAVGIAICGAILNDRTNFHFLTIASHLTPQNEAAMRLVDTVGQRYGQLPGAIADGHTAALKQLWQLAYREASTMAYADAFLVIMVAFVIATALVPFLRNVAPKPLPPGAH from the coding sequence ATGCCCGAGCGCGCCGCCCCGCAATCCTTCTTCGTCAGCATCCTGCCGTTCATGGTGATGTGCGTCGGGATGTTCATCGCGCTGCTCGACATCCAGATCGTCGCCTCCTCGCTGCAGGATATTGGCGGCGGCCTGTCGGCGGCGCAGGACCAGATCGGCTGGGTGCAGACCTCCTATCTGGTGGCGGAAATCATCGTCATCCCGCTGTCGGGCTGGCTCACCCGGGTGTTCTCGACACGCTGGCTGTTCACCATCTCGGCGGCCGGCTTCACGCTCGCCAGCATGCTGTGCGGCTTCGCCTGGAGCATCGAAAGCATGATCGTCTTCCGCGCGCTGCAGGGGCTGCTGGGCGCGTCGATGATCCCGACGGTCTTCACCTCGTCGTTCCACTATTTCCAGGGGCCGAGGCGGGTCTACGCCGCCGCGGTGGTCGGCAGCATCGCCTCGATCGCCCCGACGCTCGGGCCGGTCATCGGCGGCTGGATCACCGACACGCTGAACTGGCACTGGCTGTTCTATGTCAACGTCATTCCAGGCACCATCATCACCGTCCTCGTCGCGCTGCTGGTCAAGATCGACAAGGCCGATCCGTCGCTGCTGAAGGGCGCGGACTATATCGGCATCGTGCTGATGGCGGTCAGCCTGGGTACCGCGGAATACGTGCTGGAAGAGGGCTCGCGCTGGAACTGGTTCGACGATGCCACAATCCGCAATGGCGCTTTCGTTGCCGGGATCACCATGGTCCTGTTCGTCATCCGCAGCCTGACCTATGCGCAGCCGGTGGTCGACTTCCGCGCCTTCGGCAACCGCAATTTCGCCATTGGCTGTTTTCTCTCCTTCGTCACCGGCATCGGCATCTTCGCCACGATCTATCTGACGCCGCTGTTCCTCGGCTATGTCAGGGGCTACGACGCTTTTCAGACCGGGGTGGCGGTGTTTTCCACCGGTGTCGCCTCGATGGTCGGCGTGCCCGTCTACATCTTTCTCGCCAAGCGCTTCGACACGCGCTGGCTGATGATGTTCGGCCTGGCATCCTTCGGCGCCTCGATGTGGAGTTTTAGCGCCATCACCAGCCAGTGGGGTGCGGCCGAGCTTCTGATCCCGCAACTGTTCCGCGGCTTCCCGCAGGTCTTTGCGGTGGCGCCAAGCGTCAATCTCGGCCTTGGCAGCTTGCCGCCGGAACGGCTGAAATATGCCAGCGGCCTGTTCAACACGATGCGCAATCTCGGCGGTGCCGTCGGCATCGCCATTTGCGGCGCGATCCTCAACGACCGCACCAACTTCCATTTCCTGACCATCGCCTCGCATCTGACGCCACAGAACGAGGCCGCGATGCGGCTCGTCGATACTGTCGGCCAGCGCTACGGACAATTGCCCGGCGCCATTGCGGACGGTCATACCGCCGCGCTGAAGCAGCTGTGGCAACTGGCCTATCGCGAGGCTTCGACCATGGCCTATGCCGATGCGTTCCTGGTGATCATGGTCGCTTTCGTCATCGCGACGGCGCTCGTTCCGTTCCTGCGCAACGTCGCGCCGAAGCCTCTGCCTCCCGGCGCACATTGA
- a CDS encoding HlyD family secretion protein, translating into MNKVLSAAELQPAQPSVVQIPAPAKSRRKQFVMLGAAIAIGVAGWYGFQWWQAGRFLVSTDDAYVGGNVTPLAPRVAGHIAEILVEDNQHVDAGQLIIRIDDRPFKAAVERAQASVQQQQSALDNLRAQVSLQNSLIEQAQADLEAKSAAATFTTQDAKRYEVLASTRAGSQQDAQRSLAADNQAKASVAASRAGLAAARQQLDVLNTQISEASAAVLAAKADLDTAELDLGFTQIRAPIDGLVGNRLAQVGTYVSPGSYLLTIVPEKGLWVDANFKEDQLRSMAGGQAATVYTDIAPDQPLKGHVTSLGPATGAIFSVIPAQNATGNFTKIVQRVPVRITIDPDQARKVALRPGLSTVVTVDTGSH; encoded by the coding sequence ATGAACAAGGTTCTCTCCGCCGCCGAGCTCCAGCCCGCGCAGCCATCGGTCGTCCAGATCCCCGCGCCCGCCAAAAGCCGCCGCAAGCAGTTCGTCATGCTGGGCGCTGCGATCGCGATTGGCGTCGCCGGCTGGTATGGCTTTCAGTGGTGGCAGGCCGGCCGTTTCCTCGTCTCCACCGACGATGCCTATGTCGGCGGCAATGTCACGCCGCTGGCGCCACGTGTCGCCGGGCACATCGCTGAGATCCTCGTCGAGGACAACCAACATGTCGATGCAGGCCAGCTCATCATCCGCATCGACGACCGGCCGTTCAAGGCGGCGGTGGAGCGTGCGCAGGCTTCGGTCCAGCAGCAGCAATCGGCGCTCGACAATCTCCGTGCCCAGGTCTCGCTGCAGAATTCGCTGATCGAACAAGCGCAGGCCGATCTCGAGGCCAAGAGTGCCGCCGCTACGTTCACCACCCAGGATGCGAAGCGCTATGAGGTGCTGGCCAGCACCAGGGCCGGCTCGCAGCAGGACGCGCAGAGAAGCCTTGCCGCCGATAACCAGGCGAAGGCGTCGGTTGCCGCCTCTCGCGCCGGGCTCGCAGCGGCCAGGCAACAGCTCGATGTGCTCAACACGCAGATCTCGGAAGCCTCCGCCGCCGTTTTGGCCGCCAAGGCCGATCTCGATACGGCTGAGCTCGATCTCGGCTTCACGCAGATCCGCGCTCCCATCGACGGCCTCGTCGGAAACCGGCTGGCGCAGGTCGGCACCTATGTCTCGCCGGGCAGCTACCTCCTGACGATCGTCCCGGAGAAGGGGCTGTGGGTCGACGCCAATTTCAAGGAGGACCAGCTGCGCAGCATGGCCGGCGGCCAGGCGGCGACGGTCTATACCGACATCGCGCCCGACCAGCCGCTCAAGGGCCATGTCACCAGCCTGGGGCCGGCGACCGGCGCGATCTTCAGCGTGATCCCGGCGCAAAACGCGACCGGCAATTTCACCAAGATCGTTCAGCGCGTTCCCGTCCGGATCACCATCGACCCGGATCAGGCGCGGAAAGTCGCTCTGCGGCCAGGTCTGTCCACCGTCGTGACGGTCGATACCGGCTCGCACTGA
- a CDS encoding winged helix-turn-helix transcriptional regulator → MVAKTSFETRPCPIARSLDDVGEWWSILLLRDAFQGLTRFDQFQKSLEIAPNILTRRLNSLVERGLFEKRAYCERPLRHEYVLTAKARDFRPVLLSLLAWGNKHLAPEGPSLVVVDKADGRWAEPVLVDRESGKELDGEGFTMATAPRATDRMRQRYRFSSEGSGLPLIDNVNQSREEARGK, encoded by the coding sequence ATGGTTGCCAAAACAAGCTTCGAAACCCGCCCGTGCCCCATCGCGCGCAGCCTTGACGATGTCGGCGAATGGTGGAGCATCCTATTGCTCAGGGACGCATTTCAGGGCCTGACGCGCTTCGACCAGTTTCAAAAGAGCCTTGAGATCGCGCCCAACATTCTGACGCGCCGGCTGAACAGCCTGGTCGAGCGCGGCCTGTTCGAAAAGCGCGCCTACTGCGAACGGCCGCTTCGCCATGAATATGTGCTGACCGCCAAGGCGCGCGATTTCCGTCCAGTGCTGCTCTCCCTGCTCGCCTGGGGCAACAAGCATCTTGCGCCCGAAGGCCCGAGCCTGGTCGTGGTGGACAAGGCCGACGGGCGCTGGGCCGAGCCCGTGCTGGTCGACCGCGAGAGCGGCAAGGAACTCGACGGCGAGGGCTTCACCATGGCGACGGCACCCAGGGCCACCGATCGCATGCGGCAGCGCTACCGCTTCAGCAGCGAGGGGTCAGGCTTGCCGCTCATCGACAACGTTAATCAAAGCCGTGAAGAGGCGCGGGGCAAATGA
- a CDS encoding quinone oxidoreductase family protein → MKAVQFSRFGGPEVLEVVELPALVPQAGEVLIRVHAAGINFFEVLMRADRYAVTPQLPMFPGVEVAGVVEAVGQGVDAALLGRRVAAPLFASQRPYGGYAEQVVISADLAVPLPDDVSFEDATALMVQGLTALHLLRQSSPQGKSVLVPAAAGGVGSLLVQLARVRGASKVIAAAGGAGKMELALSLGADVAIDYTGPDWPARVRTLTGGAGADIIYDTVGGALTALSLQALAPGGELVFAALGRYGLAASDLEAMIGRNQSLRGFALLPLLPPDVLRASLSELFQLAASGQLRVAIGGRFPLDQAGEAHRLLDERRSTGKVVLVADGLGQ, encoded by the coding sequence ATGAAAGCCGTTCAATTCAGCCGCTTCGGCGGTCCCGAGGTGCTCGAGGTCGTCGAGCTGCCGGCGCTGGTGCCACAGGCCGGCGAGGTACTGATCCGCGTTCACGCGGCGGGAATAAACTTCTTCGAGGTGCTGATGCGCGCGGACCGTTACGCGGTGACGCCGCAACTGCCGATGTTTCCCGGCGTGGAAGTGGCGGGCGTCGTGGAAGCGGTCGGGCAAGGGGTGGATGCGGCGCTGCTGGGGAGGCGTGTCGCGGCACCGCTGTTTGCCTCGCAGCGTCCTTATGGCGGGTATGCCGAGCAGGTGGTGATATCGGCCGATCTCGCCGTGCCGCTGCCGGATGACGTCTCGTTCGAAGACGCGACAGCGCTGATGGTGCAGGGGCTGACAGCGCTGCATCTGCTGCGCCAGAGCTCGCCTCAGGGCAAGTCGGTGCTGGTGCCGGCCGCCGCCGGTGGCGTTGGATCGCTGCTTGTCCAGCTTGCAAGGGTGAGGGGCGCGAGCAAGGTGATCGCGGCTGCCGGCGGCGCGGGCAAGATGGAGCTTGCTTTGTCGCTCGGCGCTGATGTGGCCATCGACTATACCGGGCCGGACTGGCCCGCGCGCGTCCGCACGCTGACAGGCGGAGCGGGCGCCGACATCATCTACGACACCGTTGGCGGCGCGCTGACGGCGTTGTCGCTGCAGGCTTTGGCGCCTGGTGGCGAACTGGTCTTTGCGGCGCTCGGCCGCTATGGGCTCGCTGCTTCCGATCTGGAAGCCATGATCGGCCGCAACCAGTCGCTGAGGGGTTTCGCGTTGCTGCCGCTGCTGCCACCGGATGTGCTGCGGGCCAGCCTGTCCGAGCTGTTCCAACTGGCCGCGAGCGGCCAGTTGCGGGTGGCAATCGGCGGCCGTTTCCCGCTCGACCAGGCCGGCGAAGCGCACCGGCTGCTGGACGAGCGACGCTCGACCGGCAAGGTGGTGCTGGTGGCTGACGGACTCGGCCAATGA
- a CDS encoding winged helix-turn-helix transcriptional regulator, whose product MAGSPTKMPIKRLPMLPAERALKVIAGRWKAVILYHLFDGPRRLSALKTMMPGITQKVLIQQLREMEEHGLVSREIFAEVPARVEYSATSLGLSLEPILLALCQWGQHHADELNEKHRLADCIIRPRQAQHAQMA is encoded by the coding sequence ATGGCCGGCTCGCCCACGAAAATGCCGATCAAGAGATTGCCGATGCTGCCGGCTGAGCGGGCGCTGAAAGTGATCGCCGGGCGCTGGAAGGCGGTCATTCTCTACCACCTCTTCGATGGTCCAAGGCGGCTGTCGGCGCTGAAGACGATGATGCCAGGCATCACCCAGAAAGTGCTGATCCAGCAGCTGCGCGAAATGGAGGAGCACGGCCTCGTCAGCCGCGAGATCTTCGCCGAAGTCCCCGCCCGCGTCGAATATTCGGCGACCAGCCTGGGCCTCAGCCTCGAGCCGATCCTGCTGGCACTTTGCCAGTGGGGCCAGCACCACGCCGACGAGCTGAACGAGAAGCATCGCCTCGCCGACTGCATTATCCGGCCGAGGCAGGCGCAGCACGCACAGATGGCCTAA
- a CDS encoding MBL fold metallo-hydrolase: protein MHRTASGELHWTYTLGELRITALRDGYVDMPVRRLRQDGDKPFGDDLPPQVPLFGGQLRLSVNAFAIDDGDEIILIDTGAANAWHPTMGRLPQALDEAGIDVEKVRTVCFTHTHLDHIQGLVLADGRDAFPRLARLLVPRQELGLFRTEARLKRFHDMAEPFEAGDRLGTYVDMIGAHGHEVGHSCFRASSGGESILIWGDTVHVPSLQFDRPEVTWEFDTDQDKARESRLRLLTLAAEDHCFVAGAHLDSPGIGRVVRSGGGFRFEPL from the coding sequence ATGCACCGCACAGCTTCGGGCGAACTTCATTGGACCTACACTCTTGGTGAGCTGCGCATCACCGCCTTGCGCGATGGCTATGTCGACATGCCGGTCAGGCGGCTTCGGCAAGACGGCGACAAGCCGTTTGGCGATGACTTGCCGCCACAAGTCCCGTTGTTTGGCGGTCAACTCAGGCTCTCCGTCAACGCCTTCGCGATTGACGATGGAGACGAGATCATCTTGATCGATACCGGCGCCGCGAATGCCTGGCACCCGACCATGGGCCGGCTTCCCCAGGCGCTGGACGAAGCCGGCATCGATGTCGAAAAAGTCCGCACCGTCTGCTTCACCCATACGCATCTCGACCACATCCAGGGTCTTGTGCTCGCCGACGGCCGGGATGCTTTCCCGCGCCTGGCGCGCTTGCTCGTTCCCAGGCAGGAACTCGGCCTCTTCCGCACCGAAGCACGGCTGAAGCGATTTCACGACATGGCGGAACCATTCGAAGCTGGAGACCGTCTCGGGACATATGTCGACATGATCGGCGCTCACGGCCATGAAGTGGGTCACAGCTGCTTTCGCGCTTCGAGCGGCGGCGAGAGCATCTTGATCTGGGGCGATACCGTTCACGTCCCGTCGCTTCAGTTCGATCGGCCCGAGGTGACGTGGGAATTCGACACGGATCAGGACAAGGCGCGCGAGAGCCGGTTGCGGCTGCTGACGCTTGCGGCGGAGGATCACTGTTTCGTTGCCGGCGCGCATCTGGATTCGCCCGGCATTGGCCGTGTCGTCCGCTCCGGCGGCGGCTTTCGATTTGAGCCGCTATAA
- a CDS encoding winged helix-turn-helix transcriptional regulator, which yields MLLRHPHNTEDCRAISEILQRVGDKWTVLVVGKLGGGPLRFNELRAAVGGISQKMLTTTLRGLERDGFVTRTVFPTIPPRVDYELTELGHELLIPVSALGEWARRNTQRVREAREKFDGMHG from the coding sequence TTGTTACTGAGGCACCCGCACAACACCGAAGACTGCCGCGCGATTTCGGAAATCCTGCAGCGCGTCGGCGACAAATGGACCGTGCTCGTGGTCGGCAAGCTGGGCGGCGGACCGCTGCGTTTCAACGAGTTGCGCGCGGCTGTCGGCGGCATCTCGCAGAAGATGCTGACCACCACCTTGCGCGGGCTTGAACGCGATGGTTTCGTCACCCGCACCGTGTTCCCGACCATTCCGCCGCGTGTCGATTATGAGCTGACTGAACTGGGTCACGAACTGTTGATCCCGGTCAGCGCGCTTGGCGAATGGGCGCGCAGAAACACGCAGCGTGTGCGCGAGGCACGCGAAAAATTCGACGGCATGCACGGCTGA
- a CDS encoding acyl-CoA thioesterase produces the protein MVQYADGRPIGDLTLRTLAMPSDANAAGDIFGGWVMAQMDLACGIRAAERARGRVVTAAVKEMSFAKPMKIGDTLCIYTHVERVGRTSMTLKVEAWAQRYLSDLMEKVTHADFVMVALDGEGKPKAVPAEG, from the coding sequence ATGGTGCAATACGCGGACGGACGGCCGATCGGAGACCTGACGCTGCGCACGCTGGCCATGCCTTCGGACGCCAATGCCGCAGGCGACATTTTTGGCGGCTGGGTCATGGCGCAGATGGACCTTGCCTGCGGCATCCGCGCCGCCGAGCGGGCCCGGGGCCGCGTGGTGACGGCGGCGGTCAAGGAGATGTCCTTCGCCAAACCGATGAAGATCGGTGACACGCTGTGCATCTACACCCATGTCGAACGCGTCGGCCGCACCTCGATGACGCTGAAGGTCGAAGCCTGGGCGCAGCGCTATCTCTCCGACCTGATGGAAAAGGTGACCCACGCCGATTTCGTCATGGTGGCGCTGGACGGCGAAGGCAAGCCGAAGGCAGTTCCGGCCGAAGGTTGA
- a CDS encoding ISAs1 family transposase, whose amino-acid sequence MTAITSLESYFGTVPDPRAANATHRLGDLIVMMIAASLCGATSATEFSLFAQERKQALSRLIDYEEAPSHDTFSRLLRLLDPEALGRAFAAFAAGFAQARQGVVALDGKALRRAYEKGLAASPPLTVSAFASQTRLCLAAVSPGDEDNEVEAALKVVELIDLTGRLVTADALHCHTRMAKAIIQRGGDYLLALKGNRRHWLARANQQLAQTTPAVTERTETSHGRAPEGRGGAAKQRRSWGKPAPKPEAAENQAQAG is encoded by the coding sequence GTGACTGCCATTACCAGCCTTGAGAGCTATTTCGGTACGGTGCCTGATCCGCGCGCGGCCAACGCCACACATCGGCTTGGCGACCTGATCGTGATGATGATCGCTGCGAGCCTGTGTGGCGCGACCAGCGCAACGGAGTTTTCGTTGTTCGCGCAAGAGCGCAAACAGGCGCTGTCGCGCTTGATCGACTATGAGGAGGCGCCTAGCCACGACACCTTCTCGCGGCTGTTGCGCCTGCTCGATCCGGAGGCCTTGGGACGGGCGTTCGCCGCCTTTGCCGCAGGCTTTGCCCAGGCACGTCAGGGTGTGGTCGCACTTGATGGCAAGGCGCTGCGGCGGGCCTATGAGAAAGGCCTTGCGGCCAGCCCGCCCCTGACGGTGTCGGCCTTTGCCAGCCAGACGCGGCTGTGTTTGGCGGCGGTCTCGCCCGGCGACGAAGACAATGAGGTCGAGGCTGCCCTCAAGGTCGTCGAACTCATTGATCTTACTGGCCGATTGGTCACGGCCGATGCCCTCCACTGCCACACGCGCATGGCCAAGGCCATCATTCAGCGCGGCGGCGACTATCTGCTCGCACTCAAGGGAAACCGCCGGCATTGGTTGGCTCGGGCCAATCAACAACTGGCCCAGACCACTCCCGCCGTCACTGAGCGGACCGAGACCAGCCATGGCCGCGCTCCGGAGGGGAGAGGTGGCGCTGCGAAGCAGCGACGGAGTTGGGGGAAGCCCGCTCCAAAACCCGAAGCCGCTGAAAATCAGGCACAAGCGGGCTAA
- a CDS encoding phosphoribosylaminoimidazolesuccinocarboxamide synthase, producing MRTLSDAFIPELPGHYKGKVRENYDLADGRRIIIATDRLSAFDIILTSIPFKGEILTQTARYWFEETADICPNHVLEYPDPNVVVGTRLDILPVEIVVRGYLAGTTSTSILTRYKRGERDMYGMRLPDGLRDNEKLAAPVITPTSKAADGAHDEPLSRAEIIEQGLLTQAQWDTVSDYALRLFARGQARAAQRGLILADTKYEFGTDRNGTIILADEIHTPDSSRYWIAASYEQALTSGTRPESFDKDFIRSWVAARCDPYKDPIPRIPDEIVEQASGIYAQAYEAITGKAFMPDLSGGTVLDRIRANLAGYF from the coding sequence ATGCGGACCCTGTCGGATGCCTTCATTCCCGAGCTGCCGGGCCACTACAAGGGCAAGGTCCGCGAAAATTACGACCTGGCCGACGGCCGGCGCATCATCATCGCCACCGACCGTCTCAGCGCCTTCGACATCATCCTGACCTCGATCCCGTTCAAGGGCGAGATCCTCACCCAGACGGCACGCTACTGGTTCGAGGAAACCGCCGATATCTGCCCGAACCATGTGCTCGAATATCCCGACCCAAATGTCGTCGTCGGGACAAGGCTCGACATCCTGCCGGTCGAGATCGTCGTGCGCGGTTATCTCGCCGGCACCACCAGCACCTCGATCTTGACTCGCTACAAGCGCGGAGAGCGTGACATGTACGGCATGCGCCTGCCGGACGGGCTGCGCGACAATGAGAAGCTGGCCGCGCCGGTCATCACGCCGACGAGCAAGGCGGCGGATGGCGCCCATGACGAACCGCTGTCGAGGGCAGAAATCATCGAGCAGGGACTGCTCACGCAGGCGCAGTGGGACACCGTCTCGGACTATGCCTTGAGGCTGTTCGCCCGCGGCCAGGCGCGCGCCGCCCAGCGCGGCCTGATCCTCGCCGACACGAAGTACGAATTCGGCACCGACAGGAACGGGACGATCATCCTGGCCGACGAAATCCATACGCCGGACTCCAGCCGGTACTGGATCGCGGCGAGCTACGAACAGGCGCTCACAAGCGGCACGCGGCCGGAGAGTTTCGACAAGGATTTCATCCGCTCATGGGTGGCGGCACGTTGCGATCCCTACAAGGACCCGATCCCCAGGATACCGGACGAGATCGTCGAGCAGGCCTCGGGCATCTATGCGCAGGCTTACGAGGCGATTACGGGCAAGGCGTTTATGCCGGACCTGTCCGGTGGCACTGTGCTGGACCGCATCCGAGCTAACCTTGCAGGTTATTTTTGA